In Streptomyces sp. 71268, the DNA window TCGGCCCGGCGCGGCGCGGACGCCGTCGAGGACACCGAGCAGAGCCTGGGCGGCGAGGACTTCTCCTGGTACCTGGAGCACGTTCCGGGCGCGATGGCCAGGCTCGGGGTGCGCCGCGTCGGCGACACCACCCGCCGCGACCTGCACGCCGGGGACTTCGACGTGGACGAGGAGGCCATCGAGGTGGGAGTGGAGCTGTTCACGGCCGCCGCTTTGCTCGATCGCAACCTTCCGTAGGGCCGCCGTAGACGGGATCGTCGCGGCAGGTTCGCGACGATCCGATAACGGCTTACTGACTCCCCTTTTCTGCGGTTCTACGCGCGTTACGATGCGGCGGAAATCAGCGCCACAGATGGCGCTTCGAGTGAAGGGGACCCTCGTGCGCCGGGCATCCAAGATCGCCGTCGCGGGCATCGCTACCGCGGCTCTCGCCTTCTCCGCCACCGCGTGTGGCAGCAGTTCGGAAGAAGGGGACAAGGACAAGGGCATCGGCCTGGCGTATGACGTCGGCGGCCGGGGCGACCACTCCTTCAACGACTCCGCGGCCAAGGGCTTCGACAAGGCGAAGAAGGACCTCAAGGTGGGCGGCAAGGAGATGACCGCCAAGAACACCGACACCGAGGCCGACCGCTACCAGAAGCTCGCCGACCTCGCCGAGGCCGGCTACAACCCGGTCATCGGCGTCGGCTACGCCTACACCCCCTCGCTCGCCAAGGCGGCCAAGAAGTACAAGGACACCGACTTCGCCATCGTCGACTCGGTGGTCGAGGCCAAGAACGTGGCCAGCCTGGTCTCCGCCGAGCAGGAGGGCTCCTACCTGGCCGGCGTCGCCGCCGCGCTGAAGAGCAAGTCCGGCAAGGTCGGCTTCATCGGCGGCACCAACAGCGCGCTGATCAAGAAGTTCGCCGCGGGCTACGTGCAGGGCGTCAAGGAGACCAACCCGAAGGCGACGGTGGACGTCCAGTGGGTCACCCCGGGCAGCACCGACGGCTTCGGCCTGCCCGACCGCGGTAAGGACATCGCCGAGGGCATGCTCGACAAGAACATCGACGTCATCTACTCGGCGGCGGGCGGTTCGGGCTCCGGCGCCATCGAGGCCACCGCCAAGAAGAAGGGCGCCTGGTCGATCGGCGTCGACGGCGACCAGTACTACGAAAAGGGCCTGGCCGACTACAAGAACTCCATCCTCACCTCGGTGGTGAAGAACGTGGACGGCTCCGTCTACGACTTCATCGTCAGCGTCCTGAAGGACAAGAAGGCGATGACCGGCGTTCAGACGTACGACCTCAAGCAGGGTGGCGTCTCCCTCTCGTACTCCGGCGGCTTCCTCGACGACATCAAGCCGAAGATCGAAGAGACCAAGAAGAAGATCATCGCGGGCGACATCAAGGTGAAGTCCACCTACGCGGGCTGACCCGCACCCAGGCCGCGAGGCCGTTGCACCGGGCCTGGAGGAAGCCGCGTCGCCGCTGCTTTCTCCGGGCCCTTCCCCTGGGGCGCGGCCTCCCGCTCCCCGCGGGGCCGCCACCACCCCACCCTCTGGAGTCGCCATCAAAGCCGCCAGCGCCCCCACGGGCGAGCCACCCGCCGGCGAGGAACATCCCTACGCCGTAGAACTCCGCGGAATCACCAAGCGGTTCCCCGGCGTCGTCGCCAACCACGACATCGACATCTCGGTCCGCCGCGGCACCGTGCACGCCCTCGTCGGCGAGAACGGCGCGGGCAAGTCGACCCTGATGAAGATCCTCTACGGGATGCAGCGGCCCGACGAGGGCACCATCGCCCTCCACGGCGAACAGGTCGAACTGCACTCCCCGGCCGACGCCATCGCGCGCCGCGTGGGCATGGTGCACCAGCACTTCATGCTCGCCGACTACCTGACCGTCCTGGAGAACATCGTCCTCGGCGCCGAGAAGCTGCACGGCATCGGGGCCAGGGCGCGCGCCAGGGTGCGCGAGATCTCCGAGGCGTACGGGCTCGGCGTGCGGCCCGACGCGCTGGTGGAGGACCTCGGCGTCGCCGACCGGCAGCGGGTGGAGATCCTCAAGGTGCTCTACCGCGGGGCCCGCGTCCTCATCCTGGACGAGCCGACCGCGGTGCTGGTGCCGCAGGAGGTCGACGCGCTCTTCGACAACCTGCGCGAGCTGACCGCCGAGGGCCTGACCGTCATCTTCATCTCGCACAAGCTGGGCGAGGTGCTGTCGGTCGCCGACGACATCACCGTCATCCGGCGCGGCACCACCGTCGCCTCCGTCGAGCCGAGCCAGACCACGGCCAAGCAACTCGCGGAGCTGATGGTCGGCAGCGAGCTGCCCTCGCCGCAGACCTGCGAGTCGACCGTCACCGACGTGGAGTTGCTGCGCGTCGCCGACCTGCGGCTGAGCGCCGTCGACGCGGACGGCGTGAGCCGCCCCGTACTCGACGGCATCGACCTCACCATCCACAAGGGCGAGGTCCTCGGCATCGCCGGCGTCGAGGGCAACGGGCAGGCCGAACTCGTCGAGGCCATCATGGGCATGCGCGACCCCGACGGCGGCACCATCACGCTGGACGGGCGGGACATCTCGCACGCCCCCACCCGCGCCCGCCGCGAGGGCGGCATCGGCTACATCCCCGAGGACCGGCACCGGCACGCGCTGCTGCTCGAGGCCCCGCTGTGGGAGAACCGCATCCTCGGGCACGTCACCGAGGCCCCCAACAGCCGAGGTTGGCTGCTCGACCCGAGGGCCGCGCGGCGCGACACCGAGCGCATCGTCGCCGAGTACGACGTGCGCACCCCCGGCATCGAGGTGACGGCCGCCTCGCTGTCCGGCGGCAACCAGCAGAAGCTCATCGTCGGCCGGGAGATGAGCCACCTGCCCAAGCTGCTCATCGCCGCCCACCCCACGCGCGGCGTGGACGTCGGCGCGCAGGCCCAGATCTGGGACCAGATCCGCGCCGCCCGCGGCGAGGGCCTCGCGGTGCTGCTGATCTCGGCCGACCTGGACGAGCTGATCGGCCTGTCCGACACGCTGCGGGTGATGTACCGAGGCCGGCTGGTGGCCGACGCCGACCCCGCCTCGATCACCCCCGAGGAGCTGGGTTCGGCGATGACCGGCGCGGCCAGCGGCCACCTGGAGCACCCCACCGACGGGCCGGGAGAGGGCCGATGAAGAAGTTCGACAAGGAGCGGGTGCTGCTGGCGATCGCCGCGCCCGCCCTCGCCCTGGTCGCCGCGTTCACGGTGACCGCCCTGGTGCTGCTCGCCACGGGCAAGGAGCCGTTCAACGCCTTCGGCGTGATGTTCGAGTACGGCAGCAAGGCCGACAGCCAGGTCTACATCCTCAACAAGGCCACCACGTACTACCTGGCCGGCCTCGCCGTCGCCATCGGCTTCCGGATGAACCTGTTCAACATCGGCGTGGACGGCCAGTACCGGCTCTCCGCCTTCATCGCGGCAGCCGCCGGCGGCGCGATGAACCTGCCGGGCCTGGTGCAGATCCCGCTGATCATCCTGGTGGCCATGCTGGTCGGCGCCATGTGGGCCTCGATCGCCGGACTGCTCAAGGTCTACCGAGGCGTCAGCGAGGTCATCAGCACCATCATGCTGAACTCGCTGGCCACCGCCCTGATCAGCTACCTGCTCGTGGACGGCCGGCTCGGCGTGCTCGACCCCGACACCAACATCGTCTCGACCGAGCCGCTGCCCGAGTCCAGCCACTTCTTCACCATCCCGGCCGGCGGCGACCTCGACCCCGTCTGGGGCTTCCTGGTGGTGGCCGTGCTCGCCGGGTTCGCGTTCTGGTTCGTCCTCGGCCGCACCCGGTTCGGCTTCGACCTGCGCTCGGTGGGCCGCTCCGAGCCCGCGGCGCAGGCCAGCGGCGTGGGCGTCAAGCGCATGATCGTCACCAGCATGGTGCTCTCCGGCGCGATGGCGGGCCTGGTCGGCATGCCGACCGTGCTCAACGACACGCACCAGTTCACCGCCGACTTCCCGCTCGGCGTCGGCTTCACCGGCATCGCCGTGGCCCTCCTCGGCCGCAACCACCCGGTCGGCATCGCGCTCGGCGCCCTGCTGTGGGGCTTCCTGGAACGCGGCGCCAACCGGCTGGAGTTCGAGGGGTACGACAAGGAGATCGTCGGCGTGATGCAGGGCGTGATCGTGCTGTGCGTCGTCATCGCGTACGAACTGGTGCGCCGCTTCGGCATCAAGCGCCAGCAGCAGCGGGTGGGCGCCGAACTCGCCCAGCAGGCCGTCAATCTCACCAAGCGGGAGGTGGCCCAGTGAGCGGCGCCCCGACTCTCACCAAGACCCCGAAGGGCCCGCCCGGCGCCTCCCGGACCGCCGGCGGACGGCTGTCCTTCGCCAAGGTGCTGCTGATCATCGCGGGCGCCCTGATCACGCTGTCGGTGGTCCGCGAGATCATCGACCAGGTCGCCTCGGGCCAGACCCCCGCGTTCAACAACATCACCTCATCCGGCCAGATCGCCGCCGGCCTGTCCATGGCCGTGCCCATCGGCCTCGCCGGCCTCGGCGGGCTGTGGGCCGAGCGGGCCGGCGTGGTCAACATCGGGCTTGAGGGCATGATGATCCTCGGCACCTTCTTCGGTGCCTGGGCCGGCTACCAGTGGGGGCCGTGGACCGGCGTGCTGGCCGGGGTGCTCGGCGGCGCGATCGGCGGCCTGGTGCACGCGGTGGCCACGGTCACCTTCGGCGTGGACCACATCATCTCCGGCGTGGCCATCAACATCCTGGCCCTGGGCGCCACGTCGTACCTGGCCAAGCGCTGGTTCGAGCCGCTGGCCGACGAGGGCGGCAGCCCCAAGCAGTCGCCGCAGGTCGACGACATCCAGCAGTTCACCGTGCCAGGTCTTGCCGACTGGTTGGCCGACCTGGAGAAGCACCACTGGTTCCTGGTCTCCGACGTGGCCGGCATCCTCGGCGGCCTGGTCACCGACATCTCGGCGCTGACCGTGCTGGCCATCGCCCTGTTCGCCGGCACCTTCCTGGTGTTGTGGAAGACCTCGTTCGGGCTACGGCTGCGCTCCTGCGGCGAGAACCCGACCGCCGCCGAGTCGCTCGGCGTCAACGTCTACTTCTACAAGTACGCGGCGGTCGTCACCTCCGGCGCGCTGGCCGGCCTCGGCGGCGTCTTCCTCGCCCTGGTCCGCTCGCACATCTACAACGAGGGCCAGACCGGCGGCCGGGGCTACATCGGCCTGGCGGCCATGCTCTTCGGCAACTGGCGCCCCGGCGGCCTGGCCATGGGCGCGGGCCTGTTCGGCTACTCCGACGCGCTGCAACTGCGCAGCGGCGGCACCACCGTGCACGCCCTGATACTGCTCGTCGCGCTCGGCCTGCTGGCACTCGCCGTATGGCGACTGACCCGTCAGCACTACATCGCGGCGGGGCTGAGCGGCCTGGCCGCCGCGCTGCTGATCGTCTGGTACGCGATGACCGACTCCGTACCGAACGAGCTCGTCGGCGCCACGCCGTACATCGTCACCCTCCTGGTGATGGCCCTGGCGGCGCAACGGCTCCGCATGCCCAAGGCCAACAACAGGCCCTACCGAAGGGGACAGGGCGGATGACCGAAGCCCCCGACACCCTCGCCCCGCTCCCCGAGAGCGCCTGGCAGGAGCTGCGGCAGCGGGCCCGGGAGGCGATGTCCCGGGCCTACGCCCCCTACTCCGGCTTCCCGGTCGGGGCCGCCGCCCTGGTGGACGACGGCCGCACGGTCAGCGGCTGCAACGTCGAGAACGCCGCCTACGGGGTCGCGCTGTGTGCCGAATGCGGCCTGGTCTCCGCGCTGTTCGCGAGCGGCGGCGGCAGGCTGACCGCGTTCACCTGCTGCGACCGCGAGGGCCGGATCCTCATGCCGTGCGGTCGCTGCCGGCAGTTGCTGTGGGAACACGGCGGCCCGTGGCTCCGGATGGACACCGCCCGCGGCGTCCGCCCGCTGGCCGAACTCCTCCCGGACGCCTTCGGCGCCGCCGACCTCGAGCGCGCCGCCGCCCCCGGGCCCGGCGCCGACCCCGAACCGGGCGCCGAATCCGGTCCCGGCGCCGACCTCGAACGATAGGACCGCCCCGGACGTTGCACGGGCCAGTGGCCGTGCCACCTGCCTCGTCTCGACGCCCGGGGCGGCCGCCTGCACCCGACCGCGCGGCGGCCGGGGGCGCGCGCACCCCGCGCGCCCCCGCGCCACCCCCGCCCTGAAAGGCCCGCACGCCCATGGACGCCATCTCCGTCATCCGCGCCAAGCGCGACGGCCACCGCCTCACCGACGCCCAGATCGACTGGATCATCGACGCGTACACCCGTGGCGAGGTCGCCCACGAGCAGATGTCCGCGCTGGCCATGGCGATCTACCTGAACGGCATGAACCGCGCCGAGATCGCCCGCTGGACCGCCGCCATGATCGCCTCGGGCGAGCGGATGGACTTCTCCTCGCTGCCCCGGGTGACCACCGACAAGCACTCGACCGGCGGCGTCGGCGACAAGATCACGCTGCCGCTCGCCCCGCTCGTCGCCGCCTGCGGCGCCGCCGTCCCGCAGCTCTCGGGCCGTGGCCTCGGCCACACCGGCGGCACCCTGGACAAGCTGGAGTCCATCCCCGGCTGGCGGGCCGCGCTCAGCAACGACGAGATGCTCGGCGTGCTGGCCGACGTCGGCTCCGTCATCTGCGCGGCCGGCGACGGCCTGGCCCCCGCCGACAAGAAGCTGTACGCGCTGCGCGACGTCACCGGGACCGTCGAGTCCCTCCCCCTCATCGCGTCCTCGATCATGTCCAAGAAGATCGCCGAGGGCACGGGTTCGCTGGTCCTGGACGTCAAGGTCGGCTCCGGCGCCTTCATGAAGGACATCGAGGAGGCCCGCGAACTGGCCTCCACCATGGTCGGCCTCGGCACGGACCACGGGGTGCGCACGGTCGCGCTGCTGACCGACATGTCCACGCCGCTCGGGCTGACCGCGGGCAACGCCCTCGAAGTGCGCGAGTCGGTCGAGGTGCTGGCCGGCGGCGGCCCGGCCGACGTGGTCGAGCTGACCGTGGCGCTGGCCCGCGAGATGCTGACGGCGGCCGGGCTGCCCGACGCCGACCCGGCGCGGGCGCTCGCCGACGGCTCGGCCATGGACCACTGGCGCCGGATGATCCTGGCCCAGGGCGGCGACCCGGACGCGGAGTTGCCCGTCGCGCGTGAGCAGCACGTGGTCAACGCCTCCGTCGACGGCGTGCTCACCACCCTGGACGCCTACGCTGTCGGGGTCGCCGCCTGGCGGCTCGGCGCCGGCCGCGCCCGCCGCGACGACCCGGTCCAGGCGGGCGCCGGCGTCGAACTGCACGCCAAGCCGGGCGACCGCATCACCGCTGGTCAGCCGCTGCTGACCCTGCACACCGACACCCCGGAGAAGTTCGGCTACGCCCTTGAGGCCCTCAACGGCGGCGTCCTCATCGCCCCGCCCGAGACGCGGTTCGAGCCGCAGCCGGTGGTGCTGGACCGCATCGGTTAGCGCGCGGACACCGCTGCGGGCGGTGGCGCGTGGGCGCGTCGGCTTGGGCCGGGCGTGGGGGCACGGGTGCGTTGGCTCGGGCGGGGCGTGGGTGGATCGCCCCGGGGGGCGCGCGGGTTCGGAATGCGCTCACACGTTCGAGTGGCGTGGGGCGGCGAACCGGCTCGGGGACCACGGATCGTGCTGGGATGGATGACGTGACCGCACGGGAGCCGCAGGGGGCGGTTCCCGAGGAGGGGGCGTCATGAGTGCGCGACGTAGCGAGCAGGTGCCGGCCATGACCGGCGGGTGGGCCGATCTCGCCCGCGGTTGGGAGGAGTCGGACGCCCCCGAGGGGTGGCGGGCCGAACTCATCGAGGGGGCCGTCACCCTCTCGCCCCCGCCCGACCGCCACCACCATCACGTCCTGGACCAGATCCAACGGCGGTTGTACGCGGCGATCCCGCCGGACTGGGGGGTCTACCAGCGGCTGGGCCTGGCCGTCCCCGAGTGCGAGAGCATCTTCGTCCCCGACCTGGCGGTGGTGTCGAAGCGGGGTGCGCCGCGCGCTGAGCCCACGTCGTACGTCCCCGCCGCCACGGCCCGGATGACGGTCGAGATCACGTCGCGGGCCAGCGCCCACCGGGACCGCACCACCAAGGCCGCCGGCTACGCGCTGGCCGGTGTCCCGCTGTACGTGCTCGTGGACCGATGGGCCCTTCGGGGCCCCGTCGTCACGCTGTACGGGGCCCCGAAGGGGGAGGCGTATCGCGTGCTCAGCGCGGTCGGGTTCGGGGCGGACCTCCACCTCCCCGAACCCTTCGAGATGACCCTCGGCACCGGCGCCTTCGCCACCCGGGCGGCGTGATGGCCGCGCCCGAGGCCGCTTCCGCGACCGCGTTCGCGCGGGGGGACGGCCGCCCGGCGGGCGGGCCGGCGACGCGGCGGGCAGCCTGGTTCCGCTGGTTACCGCGCCGCCGCCAGCGCCCGCCGCTGCGCCAGCGCCTTGCGGGTCGCGTAGAGCGTGATGCTCGCCGCACCGACCATGGCCGCGAGGCCGAGCACGACGGTGCCCTCCCAGCCCGCCGCGTGGAAGGCGATGGCACCCAGCGTGCCGCCCGCGCTGCTGCCCAGGTAGTACGCCGACTGGTAGAGCGCGGACGCCTGCGCGCGGCCCGTCGTGGCGGTGCGGCTGACCGAGGAGGAGGCCACGGCGTGCCCGGCGAAGAAGCCCGCCGTGATCAACACCAGCCCGAGCAGCACCGCGAGCAGCGTGGAGGTCAGCGTGAGCAGCAGGCCGAGCGCCGTGGTGCCCACCGCCAGGTAGAGCGCGCTGCGCCGGCCGAGCCGAGCGACGAGTTGCCCCGCCGCCGCCGAGGACAGGGTCCCGACCAGGTACACAAGGAAGATCGACCCGACCACGCCCTGCGGGAGGTTGAACGGCTCCTCGATCAACCGGTAGCCGATGACGGTGTAGACCGCGCCGAACACGGTCATGAACAGCGCCCCGATCGCGTACAGCCGGCGCAACAGCGGGTCGGCCAGGTGGCCCCCGATGGTGCGGGCCAGTGCGCGGGGTCCGACCGGGTGCGACGTGAAGTGCCGGGCTCGGGGCACCAGGAGCCGGAAGACCACGGCGCACACCGCCGCCAGCAGCCCCACCGCGGCCAGCGCCGCCCGCCAGCCCCACGCCTGGGCGACCCAGCCGGTGAGGATGCGACCGGACATGCCGCCGATGCTGTTGCCCGCGACGAACAGGCCGATCGCCCCGACCAGGGCCTTGCCCCGCACCTCCTCGGCCAGGTACGCCATCGCGGACGCGGGCACCCCGGCCAGCGCCGCGCCCTGGACGGCGCGCAGCGCGACCAGCCAGCCCAGGTTGGGCGCGAACGGCGTGAGCAGAGCGACGACCGCGGCGACGCTCAGCGAGGCGGTCATCAGGGTGCGCCGGCCGAACCGTTCGGAGAGCGCGCTCAGCGGCAGCACGGCGAGCGCGAGGGCGCCGGTCGCGGCCGAGACGGTCCAACTCGCCTGGCCCGGCGAGACGCCCAGGTCACCGGAGATGGCGGGCAGCAGCGCCTGCGTCGAGTAGAGCAGCGCGAAGGTGGAGATGCCGGCCGCCAGCAGCCCGAAGCTCATCCGTCGGTAGCCGGGCCCACCGGGACGCAGCTTGCCGCCGTCGGCGTCGGCCCCCTCGCCCGCACCGCCGGCCGATCCCTGCGCGCGCGGCACGGGCCGACCGGCCTCGTGGTCCTGTTCGGTCGTACGCGCCTTGGCGGGCCCGGAGTTCGGGTTGCTCTCGCGGGCGGCCCGGCCGGGGGCGGGGCGGCAGGGGCGAGGCCCCTGCGGGGTCGGGCGCCGGCGCGCGCGGGAGGCGGCGGCGCGGCAACGGCGCGCGAGGCGACCGGAGTCGGCGGCGGGCTCGGAGACCGGCGCGGCCTGCCGCTCGGGCGCGGCCGTGGCGGGCGACGCGGCGGCGGTCGTGGTGGAACGGGGGAACGGCGCGGTAGAGGCGCCCACACGGAGTTCGGTGGACGCCCCGGTATCAGCAGGAGGCATGTCCACGACCGTAAGCAGGGCGCTCTCATGCGTCCAATGCACAACATCGCGATAATCAATCCCATGGTGCATGAGCGCAGGTCAGCCCGTTCCGTGTCACGTCAGGGAAAGGAAAAAGTCACGTCGGACACACCCACCGCCGCGCGACCGCCGGCCGTGACCCCCACCCGGGCTCCGACCCCGCCCCCGGCCGCCGGCCCGCCTCCGTCCCCGTCCACGCGCCCGGCCTCGTCCGCGTCGGTGCCGGCCGCGACCGGCACCCACGCCGCCTCGTGGGCGGCGGCCCTGGCGCCGAGACTCGTGCAGTTCGCGGCCGTGGCGCGGTACGAGCACGTCACCCGTGCCGCACAGCAACTCGGTGTGCCGCAGTCCACACTGAGCCGGGCCATGGTGCGGCTCGAAGCGGACCTGGGCGTCGCCCTGTTCGCCCGGCACGGCCGTACCGTCTCGCTCACCCCGGCCGGCCACACCTTCCTGGCCTCCACCCAACGGGCGCTGGCCGAGGTGGAGCGGGCCGCGGAGTCGGTGCGCGCCGACGCCGACCCGGCCGCGGGCAAGGTCGCCTTCGGCTTCCTACACACGCTCGGCACCGAGACCGTGCCCGGGCTGCTCCGGGCGTTCCGCGCCGACCATCCGCGGGTGCGCTTCCAACTCGTCCAGAACTACGGCGAGGCGATGCTCGAACGCCTCCGCGCCGGCGACCTCGACCTGTGCCTGACCTCGCCCGTCCCCGACGCCCCGGACCTGGTCGCACGCCGCCTCGACGAGCAGAAACTGCGCCTGGTGGTCCCCGACGACCACCGGCTCGCGCACCGCAAGCGGGTCCGCCTCGCCGAGGCGTCCGGCGAACTCTTCGTCACCCTGGAGCCGGGCTACGGGCTGCGCCGGATCACCGACGCGGTGTGTGCCGAGGCCGGGTTCACGCCGAAGATCGCCTTCGAGGGCGAGGAGGCCGAGACGCTGCGCGGCCTGGTGGCGGCCGGCCTCGGTGTGGCGCTGCTCCCACCTCCCGCGGTGCCGAGGCCCGGCGTGGTGGAGCTGACGGTCACGGCACCGCGCGCGGTTCGCGAGATCGGCGTGGCCTGGCTTGACGGGCACCCGGACACGCCGCCGGTGACCGCCTTCAAGCGCTTCCTGCTCAGCCGCCGAGGCCAACTCCTGCCCCGCTGACGGTCGCCGCCGATGTCCGCGCTGACGCCCTCGCTGCCCGGCCGTCCGGCCGGCGTCCCGCGCCGCGCGGCGGCTAGGACTTCTCGGCCAGCAGCGGCTTGAGGGCCTCGCGCAGGTCGTCCTCGCCGACCGGGCTGAGCGCGCGGGCGGCGATCTTGCCGTCGCGGTCGATGAAGAGGGTGGACGGGATGCCCTGCGGGTTGAAGCTGCCCTTGGGGAAGTGCAGCGCCAACTTGCCCGTCGGGTCGTGCCAGCTCGGGTAGCGCACCCCGAGTTCCTTCTCGAACTTGAGGCCCTGGGCCTTCTCGTGGTCGCTGTTCAGGCCGATGAACGCCACGTCGTCCTTGGTCTCGGCGGCGACCTTGACCAGGCTCGGGGTCTCGGCGCGACACGGCGGGCACCAGGAGGCCCACAGGTTGATCGCGACCACCTTGCCCCGGTAGTCGGCGAGCCGGAGCCGTTCGCCGTCCAGCGCGGCCCCGGAGATGTCAGGCGCGGCCTGACGGTCGGCCTTGGCCACGGTCTCGATGGTGCTGGACCCGTTGCGGGTGAAGGTGGCCTTGCCCGACGAGCTACCGCTGCCGCACCCGGTGAGCGCCACGGTGGCGGCGAGCGCGCCGGACATCAGGCCGGCCGCGCGGGCAAGCGCGGTGCGACGGCTGCGGACACGGGTGCGGGAAACCGGCCGGCGGTGAGGCATGCCGACAAGTCTTCCATGCGCCCCGCACCCACCCCCGTGCGCCCCACCCCCCTACGCCGCGCGCCTCGGCCACGCTGCCGCACCACCATCCCCGCACCGCTGCTGACCCCCCGCCGCCGGGCCACTGCCGAGTCGTCACCGAGCTCCCGCCGAGTCGTCGCCGCGCCCCGGTGCCGCCCTGCGAGCCCCGCCGCCCCCCACCCCCTGCGGCGCCCGCCGGCCCGGCTCCCAGCCAAGCCCACGGGCTCGGCTCCCGCCTCGCTCCCGGCCCGGGCTACCGCCGCAGCGAGGAGCCGAAGCCCGCCGCGAGCGGCATCCGCAGGCCGAGCGGGGGCGGGGCGGCCAGCGCGTCCGCCAGTGGACGCGCGTAGTCCTGGTCGAAGAGGGAGCCCAGCGCGAAGTCGGCGGCGAGCGCGTACACCTCCTGCCGGTGGTGGTGGAGGCGGTGGCCGTCGGTGTGCACCTCGAAGCGGCACACCGTGTTGTTGATCTTCTTGGCCCGCTCGACGAGCCGGTAAGAGAGTTCGGGATCGGTGTGCTCGTCGTTGCTGCCGTGCACGACGAGCACCTGTCTGCCCGCCAGGTGCTTGACCGGGTCCGGGCTCAGCGTGGCCTCCGGGCTCGGTAGCCACGGGGCGATGGCCAGGACCGAGCCCACGGCCGAGTGTCCCGCCGCGAGCAGCACGGCCCGCGCTCCCATGCCCATCCCGACCAGGCAGATCGGCACGTCCCCGTAGCGCCGTACCACCTCGTCCACGGCCCACTCGGCGTCCGCGACGGGGTCCGCGGCCGACCCGTTCCAGCCGCGACATCGATAGCGGACGACGTGTGCCGTCAGCCCCTCCGGCCGCCCCGCCTTCGCCAGCCCGCGCGCGAGCGGCCACATCGCCGCGGCCGACAGCGCGGTCGGCCGTCGGGTTCCGGTTGGCGTACCGTCGGGCAGCAGCAGCGCCACCCCACCGACGGCCTTCCCCTCCGCCGCCACCCCCACGGGCCGCCCCAGCCGGGCGCTTCGATCCGGTCGTTCCGGCAACGCTTGCTGAGCCATGTCAGAACGATGGCAGAAGCAACGGTGTACTCCACTACGCAGACTGGTCACTGTTCCGTATCTATCCAGCCGGTTACCCCGGGCGATCTACGCGCGTAGGGGCTATGGTGCGCAGATGACGAGCGAGAACACCCAGCAACCCAACCCGGAGCAGATCCGGCGCGCCCCCAAGGTGCTGCTGCACGACCACCTCGACGGCGGGCTGCGCCCGGCCACCATCGTCGAACTGGCCCGGGAGAACGGCTACGAGGGGCTGCCCGAGACCGACCCCACCGCACTCGGCACCTGGTTCCGCGCGGCGGCCGATTCCGGTTCGCTCGAACGCTACTTGGAGACCTTCGCCCACACCTGCGCCGTCCTCCAGACCGTGCAGGCGCTGCGCCGGGTAGCGGCCGAGTGCGCCGAGGACCTCGCCGCCGACGGCGTCGTCTACGCAGAGGTGCGCTACGCCCCCGAGCAGCACCTGGAGCAGGGGCTGACCCTGGAGCAGGTGGTCGAGGCGGTCAACGAGGGCTTCCGCGAGGGCGAGCGCCGGGCGCGCGCGGCCGGTCACCGCATCCGGGTGGGCGCGCTGCTCACCGCGATGCGGCACGCCGCCCGCTCGCTGGAGATCGCCGAACTGGCCAACCGCTACCGCGACCTGGGCGTCGTCGGCTTCGACATCGCGGGCGCCGAGGCGGGCTTCCCGCCCACCCGACACCTGGACGCGTTCGAGTACCTCAAGCGCGAGAACAACCACTTCACCATCCACGCCGGCGAGGCGTTCGGCCTGCCGTCGATCTGGCAGGCGCTCCAGTGGTGCGGCGCCGACCGGCTCGGCCACGGGGTGCGGATCATCGACGACATCCACGTGTCCGAGGACGGCGGCATCAAGCTCGGCCGGCTCGCGAGCTACGTGCG includes these proteins:
- a CDS encoding thymidine phosphorylase gives rise to the protein MDAISVIRAKRDGHRLTDAQIDWIIDAYTRGEVAHEQMSALAMAIYLNGMNRAEIARWTAAMIASGERMDFSSLPRVTTDKHSTGGVGDKITLPLAPLVAACGAAVPQLSGRGLGHTGGTLDKLESIPGWRAALSNDEMLGVLADVGSVICAAGDGLAPADKKLYALRDVTGTVESLPLIASSIMSKKIAEGTGSLVLDVKVGSGAFMKDIEEARELASTMVGLGTDHGVRTVALLTDMSTPLGLTAGNALEVRESVEVLAGGGPADVVELTVALAREMLTAAGLPDADPARALADGSAMDHWRRMILAQGGDPDAELPVAREQHVVNASVDGVLTTLDAYAVGVAAWRLGAGRARRDDPVQAGAGVELHAKPGDRITAGQPLLTLHTDTPEKFGYALEALNGGVLIAPPETRFEPQPVVLDRIG
- a CDS encoding Uma2 family endonuclease yields the protein MSARRSEQVPAMTGGWADLARGWEESDAPEGWRAELIEGAVTLSPPPDRHHHHVLDQIQRRLYAAIPPDWGVYQRLGLAVPECESIFVPDLAVVSKRGAPRAEPTSYVPAATARMTVEITSRASAHRDRTTKAAGYALAGVPLYVLVDRWALRGPVVTLYGAPKGEAYRVLSAVGFGADLHLPEPFEMTLGTGAFATRAA
- a CDS encoding MFS transporter, which codes for MSFGLLAAGISTFALLYSTQALLPAISGDLGVSPGQASWTVSAATGALALAVLPLSALSERFGRRTLMTASLSVAAVVALLTPFAPNLGWLVALRAVQGAALAGVPASAMAYLAEEVRGKALVGAIGLFVAGNSIGGMSGRILTGWVAQAWGWRAALAAVGLLAAVCAVVFRLLVPRARHFTSHPVGPRALARTIGGHLADPLLRRLYAIGALFMTVFGAVYTVIGYRLIEEPFNLPQGVVGSIFLVYLVGTLSSAAAGQLVARLGRRSALYLAVGTTALGLLLTLTSTLLAVLLGLVLITAGFFAGHAVASSSVSRTATTGRAQASALYQSAYYLGSSAGGTLGAIAFHAAGWEGTVVLGLAAMVGAASITLYATRKALAQRRALAAAR
- a CDS encoding LysR family transcriptional regulator encodes the protein MPAATGTHAASWAAALAPRLVQFAAVARYEHVTRAAQQLGVPQSTLSRAMVRLEADLGVALFARHGRTVSLTPAGHTFLASTQRALAEVERAAESVRADADPAAGKVAFGFLHTLGTETVPGLLRAFRADHPRVRFQLVQNYGEAMLERLRAGDLDLCLTSPVPDAPDLVARRLDEQKLRLVVPDDHRLAHRKRVRLAEASGELFVTLEPGYGLRRITDAVCAEAGFTPKIAFEGEEAETLRGLVAAGLGVALLPPPAVPRPGVVELTVTAPRAVREIGVAWLDGHPDTPPVTAFKRFLLSRRGQLLPR
- a CDS encoding TlpA disulfide reductase family protein, with translation MPHRRPVSRTRVRSRRTALARAAGLMSGALAATVALTGCGSGSSSGKATFTRNGSSTIETVAKADRQAAPDISGAALDGERLRLADYRGKVVAINLWASWCPPCRAETPSLVKVAAETKDDVAFIGLNSDHEKAQGLKFEKELGVRYPSWHDPTGKLALHFPKGSFNPQGIPSTLFIDRDGKIAARALSPVGEDDLREALKPLLAEKS
- a CDS encoding alpha/beta hydrolase — its product is MAQQALPERPDRSARLGRPVGVAAEGKAVGGVALLLPDGTPTGTRRPTALSAAAMWPLARGLAKAGRPEGLTAHVVRYRCRGWNGSAADPVADAEWAVDEVVRRYGDVPICLVGMGMGARAVLLAAGHSAVGSVLAIAPWLPSPEATLSPDPVKHLAGRQVLVVHGSNDEHTDPELSYRLVERAKKINNTVCRFEVHTDGHRLHHHRQEVYALAADFALGSLFDQDYARPLADALAAPPPLGLRMPLAAGFGSSLRR